From Bacteroidota bacterium:
AACTTTAAACCTTTAAACCTTCCTTCACCGCGCAAGCAATTATCTCTGCAGGCAGGGTTATTTTATTTCCTGGCAAAGCTCTATCAGTACACCATTGGTGCTTTTAGGGTGTAAAAAGCAGACAAGTTTATTGTCGGCGCCTTTTTGGGGTTCAGCTGAAAGTAACGTAAAGCCTTCTGTTTGCAGGCGTTTCATCTCTTTGTAAATGTCATCTACTTCAAGCGCGATGTGGTGAATACCTTCGCCTCTTTTTTCAATGAACTTAGCGATAGGGCTATCCGGAGCGGTTGCTTCCAGTAATTCTATTTTATTATCACCGATCTTAAAGAATGAAGTGGATACCTTTTCGCTATCAACCTGCTCAACTTTATAATGCGGATCCCCCAATAGTTTTCTGAACAGTTCATTGGAATCATTGATGCTTTTCACTGCAATTCCGATATGTTCAACGCGTAGATACATGATAGGTAGTATAAAAAAATGATCCCGATAATTATTACCGGGATCATGTAATGTATTATATAATGTTGTTTTATTTCTTTACAAACTCGCCGGATTTGCCATCATATATGATGTAATATACACCCTTTTGCAGGTTAGAAACGTCCACTTGTTTGGCAAAACCTTTCTTAACAATGTTACCATATTGATCATATATCTCAAACATTGTTTCTTCTCCAGCCTTAGGGTTTGCCTGTTGCACAAATTCTATAACATTACTTACCTTCTTCGGCATAAAATCAAGCGTAGGAGAAGTTGACTGGTAGTCGATAGGTTTTGATAAGCGGGGCTGGTTGGTATAATCAACCTGTTTCACCCTGAATTGGTTTTTGCCTGAATGTGGAACGATCTTAAATGAATATTCGTTAACATCGGTAGATCCGCTACCTTCAACTTCGCCTACTTTCTTCCAGGTTGTGTATACAAATTGCTCAATAACATAAGGAAGCTTTCCTGTTTCACCTTTTGTGGACCATTTTAAAGTGCCGTCTTTTTCAACTTTCATTGAAAGTACTTCGTAAGTGCTTCTTGGCTTTAAAACCTCAGGATTCAGAACTTTGGGTTTACAGTCATCTTTATGCTTAATCTTAACCTCGATTTTGTCACCCAGTTTCAATTGGAAATTTTTGAAATCTATTTCAAAAGCGCTTGAGTTGATCTCATCGGTTGTTACCTGATCATTCACCAAAACTTCCATCACGCAAAATCCGACACCTGAACTACCAAAAGGGTTTTGCACAAAAAGATTTTTTCCCTGGTAATTGCCCTCAAGTACAATAACCCCTGCATTTGCCTGGAAGGCCGCAAGTAGTAGGCTAATAACTGCAAATAATAGAAGTTTCTTCATTTTTGTAATATTAAAAATAAGGTTACCCATTATTTTTGGAACCGCAATATTATAATGTTATTTCAGAAATTCAAAATAAAACCTGATAATTTTTACTAATTATTCTGACAAATATAATAATCTTCTTTTTAATAGAGCTGCTAAAAGTATATAAAAAAAATTAACCCCAACTATTAGGCTTGTTAATGGGCTTTATATTTGTTATTTAATTAAAGTTGTGTTATCCTTGCAGTCCATTATTAATAAGCTAAAAGGAGTAAATGTTGTATAGGCCAAGGATAATTCGTCAAATCTCACTGTTTGCAGGTATTGTAATAGGTTTTCTTATAGTATCATGTTCAGGCGGAGGTTCAAAAAGATCACATGAGCCTGCCAAGGGGGATCGTGTCTATGGGGGAACGTTTACGATTAGTGAAACGGATGATTACCAGACGTTGTATCCCATTGCTCTTGCGGATGCTGTTTCAAGTTTCCTGGCGAACCAGATATATGAAGGTTTGGTCAAATTTAGTGTAAATGATTTGTCGGTAAACCCCGGTATTGCTGAAAAATGGGAGATAGATCCTGCCGGAACCACGTATACTTTTCACCTTAAAAAAGGTGTGTTTTTTCAGGATGACGAATGTTTCCCGGAAGGTAAGGGTCGGGAAGTAAAAGCCTCTGATGTAAAATACTCATTCGAATTACTATGTAGTCAGAGTCCTGATAATGTAAATTTTGCCTCATCGTTCAAAAACAATGTCAAAGGTGCTATTGAGTATTATGAAGCATCGGCTAAAGGTAAGCCTGCTTCGGGCCTTGAAGGAGTAAAAGTGATAGATGATTATACGGTACAGATCATTCTGCAGGTTCCAAGTACCTCCTTCCTATATATATTGGCAAGTCCGATAGCCTCAATTGTGCCTAAAGAAGGGGTAGAGAAATATGGTAATGAGCTTCATACAGGTACCGGACCATTCATGTTCGGGGTAAATGATAAAAAGGCGGGTAATGTTGTTTTGTTGAGAAACCCCAATTATCATCGTGTGGATTCGTTTGGCAACCAATTGCCTTTTGTTGATAGTCTTGTAATGAAAATACTGGGCACAAAGTCGGCTCAACTTGAAGCCTTTGAAAAGGGTGAGGTTGATGTTGTACTTGGACTCCCTTCTGAGTCCGTCCGAAGCCTCGTGGAAAAGCAGATCGAACAATTTAAAAATAAAACAGTAGGGTATATCCTTGAACGGACCCCTGAAATGGCAAGCAATTATTATGAGTTTAACCTTACACGCCCGCCATTTGATGATGTTCGTGTGCGAAAGGCATTCTCTTATGCTATTAACCGTAATAAAATTATCGACGATATATTGAAAGGCGAAGCCTACGGACCCGGAATATATGGTGTTTCGCCTCCATCGTTTAAGGAGTATGATATAACTAAAATTAAGGGTTACGATTACAATCCTGACATGGCCAATCGGTTGTTCTACGAAAGCGGGTATAAAGATAAAAAGACGTTTCCGGTTGTTAAGGTAGTTCTTAATAGCGGAGGTGCAAAAAATACAAAAGTAGCCCTTGAAATACAGAAGCAGTTGATGGATGTGTTGGGCATAAGAGTTGATTTTGAAGTGAAGACATTGGCACAAAAGCTGGAGGATGCCAAATATGCACGTGCCGATATTCTCCGTGCAGGCTGGCTTGCAGACTATCCGAATCCGGAAAGCTTTTTGTGGATGTTCTATGGCGCCCCGGTGCCTGAATCGCTTGATAAGCCTTCATTTCCTAATACAACCCGGTATAAAAACCCTGAGTTTGATAAATTGTTTGAAAAGGGACGGACTGCTAAAACACGTGATGAAAGCTATATGTATTTTGCACAGGCCGAACAGGTAATGATGAATGACGCGCCCATAATGATGTTATGGTACGATGAAAATTACAGGCTGATAAAATCACGTGTGAAAAGACTTCCTGCAAACCCCATCCGATACAGGGATTGTTCCGAGGTCTATCTTCAGGATACAACACCGGCCATCGCCGGTGCCGAAAAGAAATAACATGAGCCTCCATCTGGGGGCTTATTTTTTTTGCACATTATTTGCGATGTATAATTTCAAAAAAAATATTTATGAAAATAATGAATTTGTTTATTGCAGCAATGTTCTGTGTTCCCTGCATTTTTAAAGCAGAAGCTCAGCAGGAGATCAGTAGCCCGGTTCAGTCCGTGATCGTATACCTGGATGGAGCGGAGGTAACGCAAAGCAAACAGGTATCACTTGCTGCAGGGCGAAACAAAATAGTGTTCACCGGCTTGTCGCAAAAATTAGTTTCAAAAAGTGTACAGGTGAATATCAGCGGTGATGTCGCAATCTTGTCCGTTTCAGATGAGATAAATTATTTGTCCAAACAGGATGATCAGCCCCGTGTGAAGCAGCTTAAAGATTCAGTTCAGTACCTGAATGATGCATTGATCCAACTCAGGAATGAGAAGGATGCTTTTGTAACAGAAAAGAACCTCCTGATCGAGAATAAGAACCTGAGCGGAAAAGATAAAGCACTTTCTGTAATTGAACTAAAGGCTATCGCTGATTTTTATCGCTTACGTATACGGGAAATTAATGATGAAGTTGGGAAGATTGAAAAGAAAGACCGCAAACTCAACGAGGTGCTTGTAAAAGCCAATCAGCAGTTGAATGAATTGAATGCCCGATTTAATATGCCAATGGCTGAGGTAAGTATATTGCTTATGTCATCAGCGAAAACCATGTGTAACATTGAGTTAAAATATATTGTAACCGATGCCGGTTGGGCACCCAGCTACGATCTGAAAGCAGAGGATGTGAATAAACCAATTGAACTTAAGTACAGGGCAAAGGTGTTCAATAATACCGGTGTTGACTGGAAAGATGTAAAGATGCGTTTGTCAACCGCAGATCCTATGCGAAGTGCGTCAAAGCCGGAAATGGATGCATGGTATTTGAATTATGCAAGCAATTATAACTATCAAAGTAACATGAATTTAAAGCAGCAAAATTATTCAATGCAAAAATATAGTGCACCGTTAATTGATGCGGATAGTAAGGCTGGGAGTACAATAACCCGCGAGGAATTTAAAGGGAGGGTACAACAAGTCCAGTATGAGCAAATTCAAGTATCAGAGCTAAGTGCTGATTTCGAAATTAAAACAGCGTATTCCATACCTGCCGACTCCAAACCTTATATTGTGGATGTAACCACATACAATTTGCCTGCAACATTCCAGCACTTCAGTTCTCCTAAAATTGATCGGGATGCATTTCTGATTGCGCGCATAACAGGTTGGGAAGACCTTGATCTTGTTGAGGGTCCGGCTAATGTATATTATGGAGGTACATATGTGGGACAATCCTATATCCAGACACGAAGTGTAGATGACACACTTGATCTGTCTCTTGGCCGCGACAATAAGATCATTGTTACCCGTACCAAGCAAAAGGATTTCAGCACACAAAAGTTTATTGGTTCAACAAAAAAGGAAGCCTATGCTTATGAGATAGTGATAAAAAACAACCGTAAAACTCCGGTTCAGATAGAAATAAATGACCAGCTTCCGATATCGCAGCAAGGTGATATTTCTGTAGAAGAGATCGAGCTATCAAAGGCTGAAAAGGATATTATTACAGGTAAACTTACGTGGAAATATACACTTCAACCCGATGAAATGAAAAAGCTCAACCTGTCTTTTGCAATAAAATACCCCAAGAATAAAACTATAACGGCTAAGAAATACAGAGTAGCTTCCCGTGCAATGTTTTAAAGAGCATGTTCTTTCCTAAATTAATGCTACCTTTGCACCTCTCAAAAAATGAGGATTTATGCAAAGTATACGTAACATAGCCATTATTGCCCACGTTGACCACGGAAAAACCACATTGGTTGACAAAATGCTTCATACATCAAAGATATTCCGGGATAACCAGGAAACCGGGGAGCTTATTCTTGATAATAATGACCTTGAGCGGGAGCGGGGAATAACAATACTTGCCAAGAACGTTTCGGTAATCTATAAAGGGACCAAGATTAATATTATTGATACACCCGGCCATGCCGATTTTGGCGGTGAGGTGGAGCGGGTGCTCAATATGGCTGATGGCGTATTGTTACTTGTTGATGCTTTTGAAGGTGCTATGCCGCAAACACGGTTTGTATTACAAAAGGCATTGCAGCATGGACTAAAAGTTATTGTTGTAGTTAATAAGGTGGATAAACCAAATTGTCGTCCGGATGAAGTGCATGACTCAATATTTGAATTGTTCTTTAATCTGGATGCAACTGAGGAGCAATTGAATTTTCCGACCGTTTATGGTTCATCAAAGCAGGGGTGGATGGGTCCGGATTGGAAAACACCTACTACTGATATCACCTATCTTTTCGAAACCATAATTGAAAAGATACCTTCTGCACCCTTTCGTGAAGGAACACTGCAGATGCAAATAACATCATTGGATTACTCTTCATTTGTTGGCCGGATTGCAATCGGAAGAGTTTACCGTGGTATTATAAAAGAAAATATGCCGGTATCATTGGTGAAGCGGGATCAGTCCATTGTAAAAGGAAGAATAAAGGACTTATTCGTTTTTGACGGGTTGGGAAAAACAAAAGCTACCGAAGTGCGTGCAGGTGATATATGCGCCATTACCGGCATTGAAGGTTTTGATATTGGCGATACTATTGCCGATTTTGAAAAACCGGAAGGACTTACACCTATTGATATTGATGAGCCTACCATGAGTATGCTGTTTACCATTAACAACTCCCCATTTTATGGTAAGGATGGAAAGTATGTAACATCGCGCCATTTGCGTGACCGTTTATTTAAGGAGCTGGAAAAGAACCTGGCTATGCGGCTGGAAGAAACAGAATCACCCGATTCGTATATTGTTTTCGGAAGGGGAATTTTACATTTATCAATATTGGTGGAGACCATGCGCCGTGAAGGTTATGAGTTGCAGCTTGGCCAGCCACAGGTAATTGTCAAAGAAATAGATGGAGTGAAACATGAACCGGTCGAGGTGCTTACTGTTGACACTCCGCAGGAAACGTCAAGCAAAGTAAT
This genomic window contains:
- the mce gene encoding methylmalonyl-CoA epimerase; the encoded protein is MYLRVEHIGIAVKSINDSNELFRKLLGDPHYKVEQVDSEKVSTSFFKIGDNKIELLEATAPDSPIAKFIEKRGEGIHHIALEVDDIYKEMKRLQTEGFTLLSAEPQKGADNKLVCFLHPKSTNGVLIELCQEIK
- a CDS encoding ABC transporter substrate-binding protein, translating into MLYRPRIIRQISLFAGIVIGFLIVSCSGGGSKRSHEPAKGDRVYGGTFTISETDDYQTLYPIALADAVSSFLANQIYEGLVKFSVNDLSVNPGIAEKWEIDPAGTTYTFHLKKGVFFQDDECFPEGKGREVKASDVKYSFELLCSQSPDNVNFASSFKNNVKGAIEYYEASAKGKPASGLEGVKVIDDYTVQIILQVPSTSFLYILASPIASIVPKEGVEKYGNELHTGTGPFMFGVNDKKAGNVVLLRNPNYHRVDSFGNQLPFVDSLVMKILGTKSAQLEAFEKGEVDVVLGLPSESVRSLVEKQIEQFKNKTVGYILERTPEMASNYYEFNLTRPPFDDVRVRKAFSYAINRNKIIDDILKGEAYGPGIYGVSPPSFKEYDITKIKGYDYNPDMANRLFYESGYKDKKTFPVVKVVLNSGGAKNTKVALEIQKQLMDVLGIRVDFEVKTLAQKLEDAKYARADILRAGWLADYPNPESFLWMFYGAPVPESLDKPSFPNTTRYKNPEFDKLFEKGRTAKTRDESYMYFAQAEQVMMNDAPIMMLWYDENYRLIKSRVKRLPANPIRYRDCSEVYLQDTTPAIAGAEKK
- a CDS encoding DUF4139 domain-containing protein, producing MKIMNLFIAAMFCVPCIFKAEAQQEISSPVQSVIVYLDGAEVTQSKQVSLAAGRNKIVFTGLSQKLVSKSVQVNISGDVAILSVSDEINYLSKQDDQPRVKQLKDSVQYLNDALIQLRNEKDAFVTEKNLLIENKNLSGKDKALSVIELKAIADFYRLRIREINDEVGKIEKKDRKLNEVLVKANQQLNELNARFNMPMAEVSILLMSSAKTMCNIELKYIVTDAGWAPSYDLKAEDVNKPIELKYRAKVFNNTGVDWKDVKMRLSTADPMRSASKPEMDAWYLNYASNYNYQSNMNLKQQNYSMQKYSAPLIDADSKAGSTITREEFKGRVQQVQYEQIQVSELSADFEIKTAYSIPADSKPYIVDVTTYNLPATFQHFSSPKIDRDAFLIARITGWEDLDLVEGPANVYYGGTYVGQSYIQTRSVDDTLDLSLGRDNKIIVTRTKQKDFSTQKFIGSTKKEAYAYEIVIKNNRKTPVQIEINDQLPISQQGDISVEEIELSKAEKDIITGKLTWKYTLQPDEMKKLNLSFAIKYPKNKTITAKKYRVASRAMF
- the typA gene encoding translational GTPase TypA, whose amino-acid sequence is MQSIRNIAIIAHVDHGKTTLVDKMLHTSKIFRDNQETGELILDNNDLERERGITILAKNVSVIYKGTKINIIDTPGHADFGGEVERVLNMADGVLLLVDAFEGAMPQTRFVLQKALQHGLKVIVVVNKVDKPNCRPDEVHDSIFELFFNLDATEEQLNFPTVYGSSKQGWMGPDWKTPTTDITYLFETIIEKIPSAPFREGTLQMQITSLDYSSFVGRIAIGRVYRGIIKENMPVSLVKRDQSIVKGRIKDLFVFDGLGKTKATEVRAGDICAITGIEGFDIGDTIADFEKPEGLTPIDIDEPTMSMLFTINNSPFYGKDGKYVTSRHLRDRLFKELEKNLAMRLEETESPDSYIVFGRGILHLSILVETMRREGYELQLGQPQVIVKEIDGVKHEPVEVLTVDTPQETSSKVIDLVSQRRGDMIAMEPKGDLIHLEFNIPSRGIIGLRNNVLTATAGEAIMAHRFKAFESWKGPIPGRIAGVLISKEKGTSVSYSINNLQDRGRFFVDPGEEVYTGQIIGENIRPDDMLVNICVEKKLTNMRASGSDAKMRIAPKVNFSLEEAMEYIQGDEYVEITPKAIRLRKIYLDENERKRNKNKMEAQ